Proteins encoded together in one Dermacentor variabilis isolate Ectoservices chromosome 2, ASM5094787v1, whole genome shotgun sequence window:
- the LOC142570894 gene encoding neprilysin-21-like — translation MKRRLLALLGCIWLSFALGIVCTVFTVKLKIQTEYILRALESFYSQQQMTEEPAGECKAALCRWHSDYLWGRLNESVDPCQDFYAHVCSSAWFREGGRLSDQPYADFSVAQLLADVQDSLTRYGRQQPDGDHGAWSFPAQAVSLLRLCNRASSSPSPNIWNEVHGTLFRAGLGGWPYTDEPPADWSLLPVLAGLERDVGEGVLANVALRRDLSQADEYQVHVEPPETLLHQFLLHRRSSSSLVEYETQLAQLLSSAAGGNASGGGFANASSSRDSVFSRLAADLVAFEKRLEAIRGAPLLPLEQRYVRAGQLGAVAKWNWTAFLAETFHGTRTVVYNTTVVCDRCAYFGKATLLVQETPKRTLANYAAVRLVVLLSPLLPADEPWSAFVTKLSSRGLSGLTERLETCLGLLERTYRYGSAMLARMSLGRQFSTVYRTQYDRQLVALASSVLRSASLRAGRMAFLRADERRRAQSKLAAMVFQVFGTAPSLYWPALYYGVSSPLLRESEPLASAVALLRHTRRSYLSSRAPNLDLDAQYPLRVFGAPSSYYFPLRNLLFLPQSLVAFLTRVSNTIDAPFIPVVARPILAEALRAIDALDGRHVDDALALHTWWGLNSSARFERLTRCLLDQYAAIFWSSSSGGVGANWREHVDAHALFRDVASVAPLLDAFREWPGSGKLSVRVSRARVLEPTQLFFVNFALSLCDHHGRGTMGRLQTKLGFVPSAVRVNLAVANSREFARAFQCKPNRTMAPSKRCRVW, via the coding sequence ATGAAACGTCGGCTGCTGGCGCTTCTCGGTTGCATCTGGCTCAGCTTCGCTTTGGGCATCGTCTGCACCGTGTTTACCGTCAAGCTCAAGATCCAGACCGAGTACATCCTGCGCGCCCTCGAGAGCTTCTACTCGCAGCAGCAGATGACCGAAGAGCCGGCCGGCGAGTGCAAGGCGGCGTTGTGCCGCTGGCACAGCGACTACCTCTGGGGCCGCCTCAACGAGTCGGTCGATCCGTGCCAGGACTTCTACGCGCACGTCTGCTCCTCGGCCTGGTTTCGAGAGGGCGGCCGGCTGAGCGACCAGCCGTACGCAGACTTCTCGGTCGCTCAGCTGCTCGCGGACGTCCAGGACTCGCTGACCCGCTACGGGAGGCAGCAGCCAGATGGTGATCACGGTGCCTGGAGCTTCCCGGCGCAGGCCGTCTCGCTTCTCCGCCTGTGCAACCGGGCGTCGTCGTCGCCATCACCCAACATTTGGAACGAAGTCCATGGCACGCTCTTTCGTGCGGGCCTAGGCGGCTGGCCATACACGGACGAGCCTCCTGCCGATTGGAGCCTTCTACCGGTGTTAGCGGGCCTGGAGCGCGACGTGGGCGAAGGCGTGCTGGCCAACGTGGCGCTGCGCAGGGACCTCTCGCAGGCGGACGAATACCAGGTGCACGTTGAACCGCCCGAGACACTGCTTCACCAGTTCCTGCTCCATCGGCGCTCGTCCAGCTCGCTTGTAGAGTACGAGACCCAGCTGGCACAGCTCCTGTCCTCGGCGGCCGGCGGCAACGCGAGCGGCGGCGGTTTCGCCAACGCGAGCAGCAGCAGGGACTCGGTGTTCTCGCGCCTCGCCGCTGACCTGGTGGCCTTCGAGAAGCGGCTGGAGGCGATCCGCGGAGCCCCGCTGCTGCCGCTGGAGCAGCGCTACGTGCGCGCCGGACAGCTGGGCGCCGTGGCCAAATGGAACTGGACCGCCTTCTTAGCCGAGACGTTCCACGGCACGCGCACTGTGGTCTACAACACGACCGTCGTCTGCGACCGGTGCGCCTACTTCGGCAAGGCCACGCTCCTGGTGCAAGAGACGCCGAAGAGGACGTTGGCCAACTACGCCGCCGTGAGGCTGGTAGTCCTGCTATCGCCGCTGCTGCCGGCCGACGAGCCGTGGTCGGCCTTCGTGACCAAGCTGTCCAGCAGGGGCCTAAGCGGACTGACCGAGAGGCTGGAGACCTGCCTCGGCCTGCTGGAACGCACCTACCGCTACGGCTCGGCCATGCTGGCGCGCATGTCGCTGGGCCGCCAGTTCTCCACCGTGTACCGGACCCAGTACGATCGGCAGCTGGTAGCGCTCGCTTCATCGGTGCTGCGCTCGGCCAGTTTGCGCGCCGGGCGCATGGCCTTCCTTCGAGCGGATGAGCGGCGCAGGGCGCAGTCCAAGCTGGCCGCCATGGTCTTCCAAGTGTTCGGCACCGCGCCAAGCCTGTACTGGCCGGCGCTCTACTACGGCGTGTCGTCGCCCCTACTCAGGGAGTCCGAGCCGCTGGCGAGCGCCGTCGCCCTGTTGAGGCACACGCGGCGCTCCTATCTCTCGTCGCGGGCGCCCAACCTCGACCTGGACGCGCAGTACCCGCTGCGGGTGTTCGGCGCTCCCAGTAGCTACTACTTCCCACTGCGAAACCTTCTTTTCCTGCCGCAGAGCCTGGTGGCCTTCCTGACGCGCGTCTCGAACACCATCGACGCGCCCTTCATTCCTGTCGTGGCCCGGCCTATATTGGCGGAGGCCCTACGCGCCATCGATGCGCTCGACGGCAGGCACGTCGATGACGCCCTCGCCCTGCACACCTGGTGGGGCCTCAACTCGAGCGCTCGCTTCGAACGCCTGACACGCTGCCTGCTGGACCAGTACGCCGCGATCTTCTGGTCTTCGAGTTCAGGAGGCGTCGGCGCCAACTGGCGCGAGCACGTGGACGCGCACGCGTTGTTTCGCGACGTGGCGTCCGTGGCACCACTGCTGGATGCCTTCCGAGAATGGCCGGGCTCGGGCAAGCTTTCGGTACGCGTGAGCCGAGCGCGAGTGTTGGAGCCAACACAGCTGTTCTTCGTGAACTTCGCGCTGTCGCTGTGCGACCACCACGGCCGCGGGACGATGGGCCGCCTGCAGACCAAGCTCGGCTTTGTGCCCAGCGCGGTGCGCGTCAACCTGGCGGTCGCGAACTCGAGGGAGTTTGCTCGCGCTTTCCAGTGCAAGCCCAACCGGACTATGGCTCCTAGTAAGCGGTGCAGAGTCTGGTGA